TTAACAAAGCCACTGGCATTTATCGACCTTGAAACAACAGGATTAAGTATTAGCCACGACAGAATAGTAGAAATTTCTATATTAAAACTAATGCCTGATAACTCAAAAGATATTTTAACATTAAGAGTTAATCCTGAAATAAAAATATCAGCCGAATCAATTGGGATTCATAAGATTAAAGATGAAGATGTAAAAGATGAGCCTACATTTGCCAAAATTGCAAAAAAAGTTATTAATTTCATTGCTAATTCAGACCTTTCAGGATACAATATTGTGAAATTTGATTTACCATTAATAATGGAAGAATTTTTACGAGCAAATGTTGAATTTAGTTTGGAAGGAAGAAAAGTTATTGATGTGCAACATATTTTTCACAAAATGGAAAAAAGAGACCTTTCAGCAGCATACAAGTTTTATTGCAATAAAAAAATTGAAAAAAAACACAGTGCAGAAGGTGATATAATAGCAACACAGGAAGTATTGTTAGCACAGGTTGGCAGATATAAGATACTTGAAAACAATGTTGATTCCTTATATGATTTTACAGGAAAACAATTAGATAAAATAGTTGACCTCGCAGGAAGAATTGCATACAATAATGATGGTATTGAAATTTTCAATTTTGGAAAATATAAAGGAAAAATCGTAACAGAAATTTTTGAAAAAGACTCTGCTTACTATGGTTGGATAATGAGAAGTGATTTCCCACTTTACACAAAAAAGAAACTAACTGAGTTGATACTTAAGTGGAAAAGCGAAAACAGATAGATTTCCCCTAAAGTCATTTTATTGAAAACTGGTTATTTGTTTATCTGATAGCTTTTGTGAAGTTTTTTGCTGGGGTTTAA
This is a stretch of genomic DNA from Bacteroidota bacterium. It encodes these proteins:
- a CDS encoding 3'-5' exonuclease → MNLELTKPLAFIDLETTGLSISHDRIVEISILKLMPDNSKDILTLRVNPEIKISAESIGIHKIKDEDVKDEPTFAKIAKKVINFIANSDLSGYNIVKFDLPLIMEEFLRANVEFSLEGRKVIDVQHIFHKMEKRDLSAAYKFYCNKKIEKKHSAEGDIIATQEVLLAQVGRYKILENNVDSLYDFTGKQLDKIVDLAGRIAYNNDGIEIFNFGKYKGKIVTEIFEKDSAYYGWIMRSDFPLYTKKKLTELILKWKSENR